A single region of the Pseudomonas granadensis genome encodes:
- a CDS encoding carbonic anhydrase, which yields MQSLIDGFLKFQNEAFPQRSELFRHLATTQQPGTLFITCSDSRVVPELLTQQEPGELFVIRNAGNIVPSYSPHPGGVSATVEYAVAVLGVSDIVICGHSDCGAMTAIAQCKCMDHLPAVSGWLQHAESARVVNEARAHASDAAKLNSMVRENVIAQLANIQTHPSVRLAQEKGLLNLHGWVYDIETGSIDALSSDRRTFVPLAEQPATCAIHAKTADAA from the coding sequence ATGCAATCCCTGATCGACGGCTTCCTGAAATTTCAGAACGAAGCCTTTCCGCAACGCAGCGAACTGTTTCGCCACCTGGCTACCACGCAACAGCCCGGTACGTTGTTCATCACCTGTTCCGACAGCCGTGTGGTGCCGGAACTGCTGACCCAGCAAGAACCCGGCGAGCTGTTCGTGATCCGCAACGCCGGCAACATCGTGCCGTCCTACAGCCCGCATCCAGGCGGGGTTTCGGCGACGGTGGAATATGCGGTGGCGGTACTCGGCGTGAGTGATATCGTGATTTGCGGGCATTCCGATTGCGGCGCGATGACCGCGATTGCCCAGTGCAAATGCATGGATCACCTGCCGGCGGTCAGTGGTTGGCTGCAGCATGCCGAATCGGCAAGAGTCGTCAACGAAGCGCGAGCGCACGCCAGTGACGCAGCGAAGTTGAATTCGATGGTGCGCGAGAACGTCATTGCGCAACTGGCCAATATCCAGACCCACCCAAGCGTGCGCCTGGCGCAGGAAAAAGGCCTGTTGAATCTGCATGGCTGGGTGTACGACATCGAGACCGGCTCGATCGATGCGCTGTCTTCGGACCGCCGCACCTTTGTGCCACTGGCCGAGCAACCGGCGACCTGTGCGATCCACGCAAAAACCGCTGACGCCGCCTGA
- a CDS encoding aldehyde dehydrogenase family protein — translation MSLALERLVAGTPIPFAGNRVTVVSPELAARFQPGDHLLVEQVSGELLLIPVADQQAASVAIERAAAAFTALSAVSDEAISEFFDLFAQRLEDPQCWAHIETANRADIERAKARGRSTTRLLADERMRRDMIAGLRAWRDAAATRGKIISSVEHDGWKVEQVVAPLGIVAFVFEGRPNVFADAAGVLRTGNTAVLRIGSDALGTAQAIVAHALNPALAAAGLPDGAVSLVESVNHAAGWAMFADRRLSLAVARGSGRAVSQLGSIAQQAGTAVSLHGTGGAWLIADQAADAERFAAVVRNSLDRKVCNTLNVCLIQRDRAAELVPLFLDALKQAGTARGQGCKLHIVEGSEGCLPSEWQDATVEVYRAEGYQTEALAEPLAQAQLGREWEWEETPEVSLMIVDDLDQAIALFNRYSPQFAVSLISEDAAIHERFYNAVNAPFVGNGITRWVDGQYALNKPELGLSNWESGRLFARSAILSGDGVFTVRSRMTQVDLTVKR, via the coding sequence ATGTCTCTTGCGCTCGAACGTCTAGTCGCTGGCACGCCGATCCCTTTTGCCGGTAACCGCGTCACCGTGGTCAGCCCCGAACTGGCCGCGCGCTTTCAGCCCGGTGATCACCTGCTGGTCGAGCAGGTCAGTGGCGAGTTGCTGTTGATCCCCGTGGCCGACCAGCAAGCGGCGTCTGTTGCGATCGAGCGCGCGGCTGCGGCATTCACGGCGTTGTCGGCGGTGAGCGACGAGGCGATCAGCGAGTTCTTCGATCTGTTTGCCCAGCGTCTGGAAGACCCGCAATGCTGGGCGCACATCGAAACCGCCAACCGCGCAGACATTGAGCGCGCCAAGGCCCGTGGCCGCTCGACCACCCGACTGCTCGCCGACGAACGCATGCGCCGCGACATGATCGCCGGCCTGCGTGCCTGGCGGGATGCCGCAGCAACCCGCGGCAAAATCATCAGCAGCGTCGAGCACGACGGCTGGAAGGTCGAGCAAGTGGTCGCGCCGCTGGGCATCGTTGCGTTTGTCTTTGAAGGGCGACCGAACGTGTTCGCCGATGCCGCTGGCGTGTTGCGCACCGGTAACACCGCGGTGCTGCGTATCGGCAGCGATGCGCTGGGCACCGCGCAAGCGATCGTCGCCCACGCTTTGAACCCGGCACTGGCCGCAGCCGGCCTGCCGGACGGCGCGGTGTCGCTGGTGGAAAGTGTCAATCACGCCGCCGGTTGGGCGATGTTCGCTGACCGACGCTTGTCGCTGGCGGTAGCGCGGGGTTCGGGTCGTGCGGTCAGTCAACTCGGCAGCATCGCCCAGCAGGCTGGTACCGCGGTCAGCCTGCACGGCACTGGTGGGGCATGGCTGATCGCCGATCAGGCAGCCGACGCCGAGCGCTTTGCTGCGGTTGTGCGCAACTCGCTGGACCGTAAAGTCTGCAACACCCTCAACGTTTGCCTGATCCAGCGTGATCGCGCCGCTGAACTGGTGCCGTTGTTTCTTGATGCGTTGAAGCAGGCAGGCACCGCGCGCGGGCAGGGTTGCAAACTGCATATCGTCGAAGGCAGTGAAGGTTGCTTGCCGAGTGAATGGCAGGACGCAACGGTCGAGGTTTACCGCGCCGAGGGTTACCAGACTGAAGCGCTCGCCGAACCGCTGGCGCAAGCGCAGCTGGGCCGCGAGTGGGAGTGGGAGGAAACCCCGGAAGTCAGCCTGATGATCGTCGACGATCTGGACCAGGCGATCGCCTTGTTCAACCGCTACAGCCCGCAATTCGCCGTGTCGTTGATCAGCGAGGATGCCGCCATCCATGAGCGCTTCTACAACGCGGTCAACGCGCCGTTCGTGGGCAATGGCATCACCCGCTGGGTCGACGGGCAATACGCGCTGAACAAGCCGGAGCTGGGCCTTTCCAACTGGGAAAGCGGGCGCTTGTTTGCGCGCAGTGCGATTCTTTCCGGGGATGGTGTGTTCACCGTGCGCAGCCGCATGACGCAGGTCGATCTCACGGTTAAGCGCTGA